The following proteins come from a genomic window of Polaribacter dokdonensis:
- a CDS encoding M48 family metallopeptidase, giving the protein MQPTTLFYILIAIIIISFLIDKLLDILNTKHFDDKIPEKLADVYDEEEYQKSQEYKKTNAQFSNITSTFSIVLTISFFFLDGFKYVDHFARSFTNHPILVALIFFGVILIGSDILTTPFEYYKTFVIEEKFGFNKSTKKTFWLDKLKGWVMSIVLGGVILSLIIWFYEFTGPSFWIYAWALVAVFSLFMNMFYAKLIVPLFNKQTPLADGELKFAIEEYAKKVGFTLNNIFVIDGSKRSTKANAYFSGFGSQKRITLFDTLINDLETEEIVAVLAHEVGHYKKKHIIFNLVSSILLTGLTLYILSLFVNSPILSESLGVKIPSFHIGLIAFGILYSPISEITSLFMNFMSRKFEYQADDYAKNTFKAKPLITSLKKLSKNSLSNLTPHPAYVFMHYSHPTLLERVKNLES; this is encoded by the coding sequence ATGCAACCCACTACTCTATTCTATATACTAATTGCTATAATTATTATCAGTTTTCTAATTGATAAACTATTGGATATTTTAAATACGAAGCATTTTGATGATAAAATACCAGAAAAATTAGCTGATGTTTACGATGAAGAAGAATACCAAAAATCACAGGAATACAAAAAAACAAATGCGCAGTTTTCTAATATAACATCAACATTTTCAATAGTTTTAACAATAAGCTTTTTCTTTTTAGATGGTTTTAAATATGTAGATCACTTTGCAAGAAGTTTTACAAATCATCCAATTTTAGTAGCTCTAATTTTCTTTGGTGTTATTTTAATTGGTTCAGATATATTAACTACACCTTTCGAATATTATAAGACTTTTGTAATAGAAGAAAAATTCGGTTTTAATAAATCAACAAAAAAAACGTTTTGGTTAGACAAATTGAAAGGCTGGGTAATGTCTATAGTACTAGGTGGTGTAATCTTATCTCTCATAATATGGTTTTACGAATTTACAGGACCTAGTTTTTGGATATATGCCTGGGCTTTAGTTGCTGTTTTTTCACTATTTATGAATATGTTTTATGCAAAACTTATTGTGCCCTTATTTAATAAACAAACCCCTTTAGCAGATGGAGAATTAAAGTTTGCTATAGAGGAATATGCCAAGAAAGTTGGTTTTACCCTAAATAATATTTTTGTTATTGATGGCTCTAAACGTTCCACAAAAGCAAATGCCTATTTTTCAGGTTTCGGTTCTCAAAAAAGAATTACACTTTTTGATACACTTATTAATGATTTAGAAACAGAAGAAATTGTGGCTGTTTTAGCTCATGAAGTAGGTCATTATAAAAAGAAACATATTATATTTAATTTAGTTTCTTCTATTTTATTAACTGGGTTAACACTATATATTTTATCTCTGTTTGTAAATTCTCCAATCCTTTCAGAATCATTAGGTGTTAAAATACCTAGTTTTCATATTGGTCTAATTGCATTCGGAATTTTATATTCACCTATTTCTGAAATCACAAGCTTATTCATGAATTTCATGTCTCGTAAATTTGAATATCAAGCAGATGATTATGCAAAAAACACTTTTAAAGCAAAGCCATTAATTACTTCATTAAAAAAATTATCTAAAAATAGTTTAAGTAATTTAACTCCACATCCTGCTTATGTTTTTATGCATTATTCACATCCTACTTTATTAGAAAGAGTTAAAAATTTAGAATCTTAA
- the ppgK gene encoding polyphosphate--glucose phosphotransferase, which translates to MKILGIDVGGSGIKAAVVNTKTGELITERHRIPTPKPATPEAVAEVIKKMTEHFNWTKAVGCSFPTTIVDGKCIHSGNLSKDWLNVKVDKLFRKATKLPFYISNDADLAGVAEVNLGAGKKEKGVTIVITIGTGIGSGLFFNKKLIPNLELGKLLHSNGEIIEFYAADSIRKKEGLSLKEWALRFDELLEYTRVVFSPSLIILGGGISKKYDDFKQYLGTDVPIKVAKFKNNAGIIGAAMYANKRLKD; encoded by the coding sequence ATGAAAATACTAGGAATAGATGTAGGTGGTTCAGGAATTAAAGCTGCAGTTGTTAATACAAAAACAGGAGAATTAATTACGGAAAGGCATAGAATTCCTACTCCTAAACCAGCCACTCCAGAAGCTGTAGCAGAAGTTATTAAAAAAATGACTGAACATTTTAATTGGACCAAAGCTGTTGGTTGTAGTTTTCCTACAACTATTGTAGATGGTAAATGTATTCATTCAGGAAACTTAAGTAAAGATTGGTTAAATGTTAAGGTTGATAAACTTTTTAGAAAAGCAACCAAATTACCCTTTTATATTAGTAATGATGCAGATTTAGCAGGTGTTGCAGAAGTAAATTTAGGTGCAGGTAAAAAAGAAAAAGGAGTAACCATTGTTATAACAATTGGTACAGGAATTGGCTCTGGTTTATTCTTTAATAAAAAATTAATTCCAAATTTAGAATTGGGCAAACTTTTACATTCAAATGGAGAAATCATAGAATTTTATGCTGCTGATTCTATCAGAAAAAAAGAAGGATTGTCTTTAAAAGAATGGGCACTTCGTTTTGATGAGTTATTAGAGTATACCAGAGTTGTATTTTCTCCAAGTTTGATAATTTTAGGAGGAGGAATCAGTAAAAAATATGATGATTTTAAGCAATATTTAGGTACTGATGTACCAATTAAAGTAGCCAAATTTAAAAATAATGCAGGTATTATAGGTGCAGCAATGTATGCCAATAAAAGACTTAAAGATTAA
- a CDS encoding TrmH family RNA methyltransferase: MKQITSSQNSYIKRLLKLQEKARERKKLGLFIIEGLREISLAIKANYKFETVLFNSHLISQTEVEDIFKNTTELIEISKEVYEKLAYRNSTEGIIAVAQSKNFSLNEIKFKNYNPLVIIAEGLEKPGNIGALLRTADAANVDAVFIANPKSDLYNSNIIRSSVGCVFTNQIAVGTSEEIITFLKENNISIYAATLQNSNEYHLEDYTQPTAIAVGTEATGLTTVWRDEATQNINIPMQGKIDSMNVSVAAAIVVFEAKRQRDFK, encoded by the coding sequence ATGAAACAAATTACCAGTTCACAAAATTCATATATAAAACGTCTTTTAAAACTTCAAGAAAAAGCTAGAGAAAGAAAAAAGCTAGGTTTGTTTATAATTGAAGGTTTGCGCGAAATTTCTTTAGCAATAAAAGCAAATTATAAATTTGAAACCGTTTTATTTAATAGCCATTTAATCAGCCAAACTGAAGTTGAAGATATTTTTAAAAATACAACTGAATTAATTGAAATTTCTAAAGAAGTATATGAAAAGTTAGCTTATAGAAACTCGACAGAAGGAATAATTGCTGTAGCACAATCTAAAAACTTTTCATTAAATGAAATAAAATTTAAAAACTATAATCCATTAGTAATAATTGCAGAAGGTCTAGAAAAACCTGGTAATATTGGTGCTTTACTAAGAACTGCAGATGCAGCAAATGTAGATGCAGTATTTATTGCAAATCCAAAATCTGATTTATACAATTCTAATATTATTAGGTCTAGTGTGGGTTGTGTATTTACAAATCAAATTGCAGTTGGTACCTCAGAAGAAATTATTACCTTTCTAAAAGAAAATAATATTTCTATATATGCAGCTACTTTACAAAACTCAAATGAATATCATTTAGAAGATTACACACAGCCAACAGCCATTGCTGTAGGTACAGAAGCAACAGGTTTAACCACTGTTTGGAGAGATGAAGCAACACAAAATATAAACATTCCAATGCAAGGTAAAATAGATTCTATGAATGTTTCAGTGGCAGCTGCAATTGTTGTTTTTGAAGCAAAAAGACAAAGAGACTTTAAATAA
- a CDS encoding amidohydrolase family protein has protein sequence MKKIIYSLLVFFCIGNIVAQQTPADKQSTAISIEGATAHLGNGEVIENSLIMFNEGKITFVGSAMMRIARMGTVINATGKHIYPGFIAANASLGLAEIDAVKASVDVDEIGINNPHIRSLIAYNAESKVVESMRPNGVLMAQITPRGGSISGTSSIVQLDAWNWEDAAIKVDDAIHMNWPSSFTRGRWWLGEDPALKPDTRYGKNTDDIKMYFANAKNYLAGQKSTINLPFEAMKGLFDGSQRLFIHVNGQKEITDAITIAKSAGVKNIALVHAEGAESVTDLLVKNDIGVVLERPHRNPNSEDDAYDYTYTIAKTLMDKGITVAVGMEGQMERMNTRNLPFYAGTFSAHGLDKEDALKMITSNSAKILGISDMVGTLEVGKDATLFISEGDALDMRTNILSKAFIQGRDISLETHQTELWKRYSNKYKSE, from the coding sequence ATGAAAAAAATAATATATAGTTTACTAGTATTTTTCTGTATAGGAAATATAGTAGCACAACAAACACCTGCAGACAAACAAAGTACAGCTATTTCTATAGAAGGTGCTACTGCACATTTAGGAAATGGAGAGGTAATTGAAAATTCTTTAATAATGTTTAATGAAGGTAAAATTACATTTGTAGGTTCTGCAATGATGAGAATTGCAAGAATGGGAACTGTAATTAATGCCACAGGAAAACACATTTATCCTGGTTTCATTGCTGCAAATGCATCTTTAGGTTTGGCTGAAATTGATGCTGTTAAAGCAAGTGTAGATGTAGATGAAATTGGTATTAACAACCCTCATATTAGAAGTTTAATAGCTTACAATGCAGAGAGTAAAGTTGTAGAATCTATGAGGCCAAATGGAGTTTTAATGGCTCAAATAACACCAAGAGGTGGCTCAATTTCTGGAACATCATCTATTGTACAATTAGATGCTTGGAATTGGGAAGATGCAGCAATTAAAGTAGATGATGCAATACATATGAATTGGCCTAGTAGTTTTACAAGAGGTAGATGGTGGTTAGGTGAAGATCCTGCATTAAAACCAGATACTAGATATGGAAAGAATACTGATGATATAAAAATGTATTTTGCAAATGCCAAAAATTATTTAGCAGGTCAGAAAAGTACAATTAATTTACCTTTTGAAGCAATGAAAGGTTTATTTGATGGTTCTCAAAGATTGTTTATTCATGTAAATGGTCAAAAAGAAATTACTGATGCCATTACTATTGCTAAAAGTGCTGGAGTTAAAAACATAGCTTTAGTGCATGCAGAAGGTGCAGAAAGTGTTACAGATCTATTAGTTAAAAACGATATTGGTGTAGTATTAGAAAGACCACATAGAAACCCAAATTCAGAAGATGATGCCTATGACTATACCTATACTATTGCTAAAACTTTAATGGATAAAGGTATTACTGTGGCAGTTGGTATGGAAGGTCAAATGGAAAGAATGAATACTAGAAATTTACCTTTTTATGCGGGTACATTCTCTGCACATGGCTTAGATAAAGAAGATGCTTTAAAAATGATTACTTCAAATAGTGCTAAAATATTAGGAATTTCTGATATGGTTGGTACTTTAGAAGTTGGCAAAGATGCTACTCTATTTATTTCTGAAGGTGATGCTTTAGATATGCGAACTAATATTTTATCAAAAGCCTTTATTCAAGGTAGAGATATTAGCTTAGAAACGCATCAAACAGAATTATGGAAACGTTATTCAAATAAATACAAATCTGAATAA
- a CDS encoding amidohydrolase family protein, with product MRKLILLLFFFTLHSSYAQEYFPTDSGVKTTKNTAFAFTNATIYVTPTEVLKNATLLIKDGKVDAVGKNVKIPEGTITTDLDGKTIYPSFIDAYSSFGISKPKRATSRTRGTQYDASREGYYWNDHIRPDTNPISAFKFDGKKAKDLINAGFGVVNTHMQDGIIRGNGLLIALNPNASDAYRILDTKSGQYFSFSKSVQSRQAYPSSRMGAMALLRQTYLDADWYAKGNMKNKDMALEALNANKNLTQIFETGNHLDALRADKVGDEIGVQFTIVGSGDEYERVSDIKATNANFIIPINFSNAYDVSNPLLAQQISLRDMRKWNQEPSNLSVLSKNEVNFALTTHELKSVKSFHKNLQKAIKYGFDETKALAALTTVPASILGNSSIGNLKSGSHANFIITSGNVFDAKTTIYENWVQGAKNIVSDMTIKDITGDYMLSVNNKNYQLSVTGSGAKQKGAIKQGDKKIKSKFSFKDDWIAITLNEDSGYTRMIGKVINSSNVMQGTAFDTEGNETTWSASKKVANSKKSSKNKKGADNNALTVMPVSYPNIGFGNYVQPEQQTILIKNVTVWTSEDAGILENTDVLLKDGKIAQIGKGLKARRALEIDGTGKHLTAGIVDEHSHIAASSINEGAQNSSAEVTIEDVVDPTDINIYRNISGGTTTAQILHGSANPIGGRSAIIKLKWGENAESMIYDDTPKFIKFALGENVKQSRSSNGTRFPQTRMGVEQMITDYFTRAKEYDALKKSGQPYRKDLEMETLAEILNKERFISCHSYVQSEINMLMKVADKFDFNINTFTHILEGYKVADKMAEHGVGGSTFSDWWAYKYEVNDAIPYNAAIMHNAGVTVAINSDDREMSRRLNQEAAKTVKYGGMSELDAWKTVTINPAKLLHIDDKVGSIKEGKDADVVLWNNHPMSIYAKVEKTIIDGKVFFDRVEDAKKRLAIKEEKSKLINMMLNEKMNGGKTKVPMKRGDINFHCDTLEELKN from the coding sequence ATGAGAAAACTAATTCTATTACTCTTCTTCTTTACATTGCATAGTTCATATGCACAGGAATATTTTCCTACAGATTCAGGAGTAAAAACAACCAAAAACACAGCATTTGCTTTTACAAATGCTACAATTTATGTAACTCCAACTGAGGTTTTAAAAAATGCTACTCTGCTTATTAAAGATGGTAAAGTTGATGCTGTTGGGAAAAACGTTAAAATACCAGAAGGTACAATTACAACTGATTTAGATGGTAAAACTATATATCCATCATTTATTGATGCCTATTCAAGTTTTGGAATTAGCAAACCAAAAAGAGCTACTAGCAGAACTAGAGGAACTCAATATGATGCATCTAGAGAAGGATATTATTGGAATGACCATATCAGACCAGATACCAATCCTATTTCAGCTTTTAAGTTTGATGGCAAAAAGGCTAAAGATTTGATTAATGCAGGTTTTGGAGTGGTAAACACACACATGCAAGATGGTATTATAAGAGGTAATGGTTTATTAATTGCATTAAATCCTAATGCCTCTGATGCCTACAGAATTTTAGATACCAAATCTGGTCAATACTTTTCGTTTAGTAAAAGTGTGCAATCAAGACAAGCTTACCCAAGTTCAAGAATGGGTGCAATGGCTTTATTACGTCAAACATATTTAGATGCAGATTGGTATGCTAAAGGCAACATGAAAAATAAAGACATGGCTTTAGAAGCTCTAAATGCTAATAAAAATCTAACTCAAATTTTTGAAACTGGTAATCATTTAGATGCTTTAAGAGCAGATAAAGTTGGAGATGAAATTGGAGTACAATTTACCATAGTTGGTTCTGGAGATGAGTATGAAAGAGTTAGCGACATCAAAGCTACAAATGCAAACTTTATTATTCCTATTAACTTTAGCAATGCATATGATGTTTCTAATCCTCTTTTAGCACAACAAATATCATTAAGAGATATGCGTAAGTGGAATCAAGAGCCATCTAACCTAAGTGTACTTTCTAAAAATGAAGTAAATTTTGCTCTAACTACACATGAGTTAAAATCAGTAAAATCTTTTCATAAAAATTTACAGAAAGCCATTAAATATGGTTTTGATGAAACAAAAGCGTTAGCAGCATTAACTACAGTGCCTGCTTCTATTTTAGGTAATTCATCTATTGGAAATTTAAAATCTGGTAGTCATGCAAACTTTATAATTACATCTGGTAATGTGTTTGATGCAAAAACAACCATTTACGAAAACTGGGTTCAAGGAGCTAAAAATATAGTTTCTGATATGACTATTAAAGATATTACAGGAGACTATATGTTATCTGTAAATAATAAAAATTATCAGTTATCAGTAACAGGTTCTGGTGCAAAACAAAAAGGTGCTATTAAACAAGGTGATAAAAAAATTAAATCTAAATTCTCTTTTAAAGATGATTGGATTGCAATCACTTTAAACGAAGATTCAGGTTATACAAGAATGATTGGTAAAGTAATCAACAGTTCTAATGTAATGCAAGGAACTGCTTTTGATACTGAAGGTAATGAAACAACTTGGTCTGCAAGTAAAAAAGTAGCCAATTCAAAAAAGTCTTCTAAAAACAAAAAAGGTGCAGATAACAATGCTCTAACTGTTATGCCTGTAAGTTATCCAAATATTGGTTTTGGTAATTATGTGCAACCAGAACAACAAACAATCTTAATTAAAAACGTTACAGTTTGGACAAGTGAAGATGCAGGAATTTTAGAAAATACAGACGTTTTACTAAAAGATGGTAAAATTGCGCAAATTGGTAAAGGATTAAAAGCAAGAAGAGCTTTAGAAATTGATGGAACAGGTAAACATTTAACTGCAGGTATTGTAGATGAGCATTCACATATTGCTGCATCATCAATTAATGAAGGAGCACAAAATTCTTCTGCTGAAGTTACAATAGAAGATGTTGTAGATCCAACAGATATCAATATCTATAGAAATATTTCTGGTGGTACAACTACTGCTCAGATTTTACATGGTTCTGCAAATCCTATTGGAGGTAGATCTGCAATCATCAAATTAAAATGGGGAGAAAATGCGGAAAGTATGATTTATGATGATACTCCTAAATTTATAAAATTTGCCTTAGGTGAAAATGTAAAACAATCTAGAAGTAGTAATGGAACTCGTTTTCCTCAAACTAGAATGGGTGTAGAACAAATGATTACAGATTACTTTACAAGAGCAAAAGAATATGATGCTTTAAAGAAAAGTGGACAGCCTTATAGAAAAGACCTAGAAATGGAAACATTAGCAGAGATCTTAAACAAAGAACGTTTTATTTCCTGTCACTCTTATGTTCAATCAGAAATTAATATGTTAATGAAAGTTGCAGATAAATTTGATTTTAACATTAACACCTTCACACATATTTTAGAAGGGTATAAAGTAGCAGATAAAATGGCTGAACATGGTGTAGGTGGTTCAACTTTCTCTGATTGGTGGGCTTACAAATACGAAGTAAATGATGCAATACCTTACAATGCTGCAATTATGCATAATGCAGGTGTAACTGTAGCAATTAATTCAGATGATAGAGAAATGTCTAGACGTTTAAATCAAGAAGCTGCTAAAACTGTAAAATATGGTGGAATGTCTGAATTAGATGCTTGGAAAACGGTAACCATTAACCCTGCTAAATTATTACACATAGATGATAAAGTTGGTAGTATAAAAGAAGGTAAAGATGCAGATGTTGTTCTTTGGAACAATCACCCAATGTCTATTTACGCAAAAGTAGAAAAAACAATTATTGATGGTAAAGTATTTTTTGATAGAGTTGAAGACGCTAAAAAGCGTTTGGCTATTAAAGAAGAAAAAAGTAAACTTATCAATATGATGTTGAATGAAAAGATGAATGGTGGTAAAACCAAAGTACCAATGAAAAGAGGAGATATCAACTTTCATTGTGATACTTTAGAAGAACTTAAAAACTAA
- a CDS encoding DUF3810 domain-containing protein, with translation MKWNKKHIIIALLLPVQMLLMRLAENNSAFIERFYSNGIYPYISWFLRKLLGWIPYSVGDLLLAILVLLFLRFIFLLFKNKFKNLLPKITHFVAFLSIIYFCFYLFWGLNYYREPLAKNLGYEQSKYTTDQLIKSTKFIVKELNYYHHKITGNDTVKVENPYSANDLYKLSLKGYKNLESDFPQLSYHTPSVKSSLMSLLQSYNGTSGYLNPLTGEAQVNDKIPKTSFPTTACHEMAHQIGFAAENEANFVGFLAANYNDDVYFKYASYRMAFGYSISEIRKRNPELSSQLWQTVNKGIIKDFNASYNFWQQYKNPFEPLVKKGYSAYLKANKQTKGTDSYNYVVDLLISYLEETKQI, from the coding sequence GTGAAATGGAATAAAAAACATATAATTATTGCTCTTTTATTGCCTGTCCAAATGCTTTTAATGCGTTTGGCAGAGAATAACTCTGCTTTTATTGAACGTTTTTATTCAAATGGAATCTATCCTTATATTTCTTGGTTTTTAAGAAAATTATTGGGTTGGATACCTTATTCTGTTGGGGATCTTTTACTGGCTATTCTTGTACTATTATTCTTACGTTTTATTTTTCTACTATTTAAAAATAAATTTAAAAATTTACTTCCCAAAATTACACATTTTGTTGCATTTTTATCAATAATTTATTTTTGTTTTTATCTTTTTTGGGGCTTAAATTATTACAGAGAACCATTAGCCAAAAATTTAGGATATGAGCAAAGTAAATACACAACAGATCAGCTAATAAAAAGTACTAAATTCATAGTAAAAGAATTAAATTATTATCATCATAAAATTACTGGGAATGACACTGTTAAAGTGGAAAATCCATACTCCGCAAACGATTTATATAAATTATCCTTAAAGGGTTACAAAAATTTAGAAAGTGATTTTCCTCAATTAAGCTATCATACTCCATCAGTAAAAAGTTCTTTAATGAGCTTGTTACAAAGTTACAATGGAACATCTGGCTACCTAAATCCATTAACAGGAGAAGCTCAGGTGAATGATAAAATACCTAAAACAAGTTTCCCAACAACTGCCTGTCATGAAATGGCTCATCAAATAGGATTTGCTGCAGAAAATGAAGCAAATTTTGTAGGGTTTTTGGCTGCTAATTATAATGATGATGTATATTTTAAATATGCCAGCTATAGAATGGCTTTTGGATATAGTATCTCTGAAATCAGAAAAAGAAATCCAGAGTTATCTTCTCAATTATGGCAAACTGTAAATAAAGGAATTATTAAAGATTTTAATGCCAGCTACAACTTTTGGCAACAATATAAAAACCCTTTTGAACCCTTAGTTAAAAAAGGCTACAGTGCCTATTTAAAGGCAAATAAACAAACTAAAGGTACAGATTCTTATAATTATGTAGTGGATCTACTTATCTCATATTTAGAAGAAACTAAGCAAATTTAG
- the dnaB gene encoding replicative DNA helicase codes for MEKTNTIAGKKIDKSRIISLEKGKIPPQAVELEEAVLGAMMIDKKGIDDVIDILHSDAFYDAKHQEIYAAIYELFQNSQPIDILTVSNLLKKNGKLEMVGGDFFLIRLTQKVASSAHIEFHARIILQKYIQRKLISISSEIIESSYDESTDVFDLLDEAEGKLFEVTQGNLKKSSEDAGSLVKQALKKIQEIGNQEGMSGLATGFTKLDALTSGWQPSDLIIIAARPGMGKTAFVISMAKNMAIDFNHAVAVFSLEMSSVQLITRMISSETGLTSEKLRKGNLEPHEWEQLNVKVKRLSDAPIFIDDTPSLSIFDLRAKARRLVSQHNVRIIVIDYLQLMTAGGNGKGGGNREQEISTISRNLKALAKELSVPVIALSQLSRAVETRGGSKRPLLSDLRESGAIEQDADIVSFIFRPEYYGMTEWDDDEHTPCEGQGEFIVAKHRNGGLDNIRLKFTGHLAKFSDLEEGFSSEFQSSMNADFPDDFSVNQRIEPKDAFGSDDDDVPF; via the coding sequence ATGGAAAAAACGAATACGATAGCAGGAAAGAAGATTGATAAATCCAGAATTATTAGTCTTGAAAAAGGTAAGATTCCTCCACAGGCAGTAGAGTTAGAAGAAGCTGTGTTAGGTGCAATGATGATTGATAAAAAGGGTATAGATGATGTAATTGACATTTTACATTCTGATGCTTTTTACGATGCAAAGCATCAAGAAATTTATGCTGCTATTTATGAGTTATTTCAAAATTCACAACCTATAGATATTTTAACAGTTTCTAACTTGTTGAAAAAGAACGGAAAACTAGAAATGGTTGGTGGCGATTTTTTCCTGATACGTCTAACTCAGAAAGTGGCTTCTTCTGCGCATATTGAATTTCATGCCAGAATCATTTTACAAAAATATATTCAGCGAAAATTAATTTCAATTTCATCAGAAATTATAGAAAGCTCTTATGACGAATCTACAGATGTTTTTGATTTGTTAGATGAAGCAGAAGGTAAATTGTTCGAGGTTACACAAGGTAACTTAAAAAAGAGTTCAGAAGATGCTGGCTCACTTGTAAAACAAGCCTTAAAAAAGATTCAAGAAATAGGGAACCAAGAAGGGATGTCTGGTTTGGCTACAGGCTTTACAAAATTAGATGCATTAACTTCTGGTTGGCAACCTTCAGATTTAATTATTATTGCTGCAAGACCAGGTATGGGTAAAACAGCATTTGTAATTTCTATGGCTAAAAATATGGCTATAGACTTTAATCATGCTGTTGCAGTTTTCTCTCTAGAGATGTCTTCTGTACAGTTAATTACAAGGATGATTTCTTCCGAAACAGGTTTAACTTCAGAAAAATTAAGAAAAGGTAATTTAGAGCCTCATGAATGGGAGCAATTAAATGTTAAAGTAAAACGTTTGTCTGATGCACCTATTTTTATTGATGATACACCTTCTTTATCAATATTTGATTTACGTGCAAAAGCAAGACGTTTAGTATCTCAACATAATGTAAGAATCATTGTTATTGATTACTTACAATTAATGACTGCTGGTGGAAATGGAAAAGGTGGTGGAAATAGAGAGCAAGAAATTTCTACTATTTCAAGAAACTTAAAAGCATTAGCAAAAGAACTTTCTGTACCAGTAATTGCACTTTCTCAGCTATCTAGAGCAGTTGAAACTCGTGGAGGTTCTAAAAGACCATTATTATCAGATTTACGTGAATCTGGAGCAATTGAGCAAGATGCAGATATTGTAAGTTTTATATTTAGGCCAGAATATTATGGAATGACAGAATGGGATGATGATGAGCATACACCATGTGAAGGTCAAGGTGAATTTATTGTTGCAAAACACAGAAATGGTGGTTTAGATAATATTCGATTGAAGTTTACAGGACATTTAGCAAAATTTTCTGATTTAGAAGAAGGCTTTAGTTCGGAATTCCAATCTTCTATGAATGCAGATTTCCCTGATGACTTTTCTGTAAATCAAAGAATAGAACCAAAAGATGCATTTGGAAGTGATGATGATGATGTACCCTTTTAA
- a CDS encoding transketolase — MPTTQELQDFTQQVRRDILRMVHKVNSGHPGGSLGCAEFFTCLYQEVMDYSTDFTMDGKNEDLFFLSNGHISPVYYSVLAHSGFFPVNELNTFRLIDSRLQGHPTTHEGLEGIRIASGSLGQGLSVALGAAEAKKLNNDDKLIYSLHGDGELQEGQNWEAIMYASAKKVDNLIATIDLNGKQIDGATDDVLPMGSIKAKFEAFGWDVIEVKEGNDIEAVLAGLAEAKSLTGKGKPVCILLETMMGNGVDFMMHTHAWHGKAPNDEQLESALNQNPVTLGDY; from the coding sequence ATGCCAACAACACAAGAATTACAAGATTTTACACAACAAGTTCGTAGAGATATTTTAAGAATGGTACACAAAGTAAATTCTGGTCATCCAGGAGGTTCTTTAGGCTGTGCAGAGTTTTTTACTTGTTTGTATCAAGAAGTAATGGATTACTCTACAGACTTTACTATGGATGGTAAAAATGAAGATTTATTTTTCCTTTCTAATGGGCATATCTCTCCTGTATATTACAGTGTTTTGGCTCATAGTGGTTTTTTTCCTGTAAATGAGTTAAATACGTTTAGATTAATTGATTCTCGTTTACAAGGTCATCCAACTACACATGAAGGTTTAGAAGGTATTAGAATTGCATCTGGTTCTTTAGGTCAAGGTTTATCTGTTGCACTTGGTGCTGCAGAAGCTAAGAAATTAAATAACGATGATAAATTAATTTATTCTTTACATGGTGATGGAGAATTACAAGAAGGTCAAAACTGGGAAGCAATTATGTATGCATCAGCTAAAAAAGTAGATAACTTAATTGCTACTATTGATTTAAATGGTAAACAGATTGATGGTGCAACTGATGATGTTTTACCAATGGGAAGCATTAAAGCGAAATTTGAAGCTTTTGGTTGGGATGTAATTGAAGTTAAAGAAGGTAATGATATTGAAGCTGTTTTAGCAGGTTTAGCAGAAGCAAAATCATTAACAGGTAAAGGGAAACCAGTTTGTATTTTATTAGAAACAATGATGGGTAATGGAGTTGATTTTATGATGCATACACATGCTTGGCATGGTAAGGCACCAAATGATGAGCAGTTAGAAAGTGCTTTGAATCAAAACCCTGTTACTTTAGGAGATTACTAA